Sequence from the Aspergillus nidulans FGSC A4 chromosome III genome:
GCAGACAGTATAATCGCGCTGTATTTCTTGATCGGCGGAATTAAAGATACGTAGAGCTTGCTCCCACACTTGGTCTGAAGTAAATCCGTCCACATATAATTGCCTGAGCCGCAAAATGGAGGCCGCGTGATGATCATCGTCAGGCCGCTTCCGTTTTTTGGAGTTTCGCTGACGAGTATTTTGAGAATCGCAGACAGAACTAGCAAGGGAATCCAAGAATATTTTTGCAGTATCTAGGACCTCAGTGCGCAGCTTTTTTGTCGGCCGAAGAAAGTCCCAGGGAGATAGAAGAGCCGAGTTAAGCGGCAAAGGCGCCAAATTTGAGGTACCAGGTCCATGTCGGTCTTGAGTTGCGCTCATTGCTCAATAAAGCACGAGAAAAAGTCCTATTGTACGTGGCGGCGAATTGATATGAAAGAACGGCCTCTGCGAGCGCAAGTATAGGAATCATAAGTATTCGTAACGTTGggtcaaaaaaaaaaaaaaaaaagtcagGTACGGCTGCCTCTCTGCAAGGATGCTGACATTTgatgggaaaaaaaaagtgcCCAGCGGAAGATCTGAAATTCGGGACTAGCCACTTCCGGAAAAGTGACCGCCCTAGAGCCTGGAAGAATAAATATACCTAGTATCAATAGCGGCACAAACAAAGACCAGCATGACAATGATAATATTGTTGCTGATAACCTGAGTGCTCTGCAGAATTTAAGGGGTCCTTCTAAAGGGGTCCTTCTAATGGGGTCCTAACTTTATCGCAGTATAATTTTTCCACATACTTGACTTGCGGTCCATGGCATATTAGCCCTCTAACTGACATGATTAGAAGGAGCGCCAATATTGATCAAATAGCGCTCACTAAAAACCCAGTTGTACAAAACTTTGCAAAGTAGTCTAATGTCACATCGCCAGTAATCCTCAGGATCAACGGCACATCTACTGAGAAAAACTGAGATTCAACGCCGGTACCACATGCGAGTTATCCTCGTGtgcctcatcttcttctgaaGTTGGAATATGCCGTACATTAATGCCTCGGATGTGGGTGGACCTTGGTACAGTTAATGATACAGTTAAtgaacagaaggaagaaagagtcAACATACAGCCGGGGACATAGACATCGACAGGAACAATCCTATCACAACCACGGACGACCGagtaactgtagtggtaatAGCCACCACCGTTTGCACAACTTCCCATGCTAATAACCCAGCGGGGGTCGGGCATCTGATCGTAAACCTGTCGGAGAGCCGGAGCCATCTTATTCGTCAAAGTACCAGCGACAATCATGACATCCGACTGTCGCGGTGAAGCTCTGAAAATGATTCCGAGGCGATCTTGATCATATCTGGGCGTGGACAGGTGCATCATTTCGACGGCACAACATGCGAGTCCAAAGGTCATAGGCCACAGCGAACTTTGCCGTGCCCAATTTGCCACTTGGTCAAGCGTCGTCCTTGCGTTGTTAGCGAACGTACAGTAGAGATACGGGTAACATACAGGACATATTGCATTGCaccctccttcttctcctgactcGGCAAAGGTACCTCTCTCCGCACTTGGCCAGACGCAGTCAGCGATTGCCCGGCATTGCCTTGTCGCTCAAGAGCCGTTGCCGCCTTGATAGCGGACGTCGAAAGCAATTCCACCCGCTGGTATTGAGGAGCAAACGAGCCTCGATTCGGGCGCACTGCCAGTGGTCAGTACGAGTAGGGAGATAATGACAAACATCAAATATGTACCATGAAGAGTGCGTACGAACGCACGACCTGATAGCGAAAACATGTCCTGGTTCCTTTATTAtcaggaaattgaagaagatgagtgAGTTGGGTAGTTGTCGAAGTTATGGAGTTTGGCCACTCATCAGTGAAATTCATTCAGTATCAGTGGCTACAGTGTCCATCCCAAATTCAGAAGCGTCAGAGCTCTTACCTGGAGAGGAGTATTCGTACCTTCTGACACCCTCACTGCCATTTGAGCCGGACTACTTTGAGACATTTGTGACTCTGTGCGATGTCCTGATAGACTGCTATACTCGCCTTGTGACGTTGATTTCAACGCCTGCAGTTTGCACCGTTGCACTGGGAGAGTTATTCACAAAAGCAGATGCCAAAATCCGAAAAATTATTGTGGCGGGCATGGTACGCGAATTTGAAGACGCAAGTCGGAACACTGCTAGAACTGAGGTGGCTGGGGTCAGCCGTGTCGTATTGGGGGGTCTTCTAGGATAGCCACTATAGGTAATATGTATCTATGTACAGCTCTATTTTGTCGTGCTCTCGTAGTATCTCAAAAGAGAGAAGCAAGACGCTCGCTTGAAAAATATGGCAAGGGATATCAATAACTTTTGAGAACACGTGCCTCATGAGCCCGGTAAGTTGAGTAAACAATAAGTGCGATGGTCATGTCATCAGTATGCGATGAGAGTATCTTTTAGGACAACGCCGAAACAACCACACGCTTAGGAAATGAAAGAACGCCATTATGCAAGCTAAACGCTCAATAACGTGATGCAGGAGTTGCGACTGATCATGCCACGCTGGATTCGAGAGCGCGCTGCTCGCTGAAAACTCGTCGACTCATCTCAAGGACGGCTTCGAAGCCTTCCCTGCCACGCTTGGCATTTTCTCTAAATCGCTCGACGCttgcctcttccaccttgttCTTAATCTTTTGCCAGCCTCCGCAGAGAGCAGTTATCTTCGCTTCCTGCTGAAATTCGGTCTTAGACGAAGGGTTTGTCACCGACGGTTGGTAGATGACAGTCTCGCGCACGTTCAAAACATTGGCCCATGTAAGGTTTGTCGAGCACATTGTTACTTTCTTGGAAATAGGGTCGACATATGAAACCTCGTAAACATGGGAGGTCGGGCTACCTCCAAACAACGACGATACCCATTGCGGTACGGATTGGTTGCATGTGATCAATCGCTCAGTTCGCAACTATAAACAATTAATCAAGGACAACTACCAACCGCGTTGTTTTTAGACTTACAATTCCTGTCTCGGGGTCCACCCCCCGCGAGAGAGTATCTACCCCCACAACATGCGTCGACTTATCATTCCAGGGACAATATTTCCTCCAGTTGGCGGTTGAAACCTCCTCCCACGAGTAGTCGAACGTGCAAAGAGATGAAAAGACCTTCATTTCCGATAAAGCACAGTGCAAAACACTGGACCCAGAAGAGCGGGATTGTACTCGTGGTGCTTATACTCTAGGTGAATCTTTAGAGATCGGAGCGTTGATATTCGACggaaagaagcagctccTGATGAATCACCAGGCAGAGCGGAGTGGGCCGGATATTTCAGTCTGAGTGAATGCAAGATATTGGTGATACACAAAAGAGCGAAAGACTTCACAGGCAGTTATTTTGTAGAGGGGACCTACCCCTTGATAAAGGCAAAGTATGAGTCGAAAGTGGCGAtggaatggaagagaaatTTTAGTGGTGCGGTTCCTGTTCTCCAGAAAGGTCCAGAGGTTTGACCGGGGACGACAGTTCCACCTTCGACATCGGGAGTTTCCGGCAGAAACCGAATTGTGGCAAAGCGCTCATCTGATCCAGCACATGTCTTGACTAATACAGTGCTTAATTCATAACTAATCACtaacgtaaatcccgggcGGTAGGTGCGTCCCGGGCGGAAGGTAGTTTTCTCGTCCACCCCAACGCGTttatcaacctcaactttcaaCAACCATCATGCCACCAAAAGCGCGTAAAACAAAGCAAGATTTgattgagcaagagggcagGATCCAATGCACGATTCAAGACATTAAAAATAGAAAATTTCAAAAAATTGCGCCCGCAGCGCGTGCATATAAAATTCATCCCAATATACTTTGAGGGAGACTTTATGGCTGCTAATCTCAAGCAGAACTCCACAACTACCAGTATAGGCTATCCCTATATTAAGAAGAGGTCTTGATAGGATAGATAGTATTACTTGATATTTATAGAGCAGCTCCCAGGCCCTTGTGCATACATGAGATAGCACAACTTATCCTAGATAAATCCTCAACCTTATCTTAACTAATTAGAAAGAACTGGGTAATAGAGTTTATAAAAAGGTGCCCTAAAATCAAAACCAGGTTTGCTCAGAAGATTAATTATCAGAGAGTACTTTGTAAAGATCCTAAGATAATTTACCTATTTTTTAATAAGATATAGAGGATTAAAGTTGAGTATGGGATATCAGATAataatatctacaactttaataaaactggctttgctatgggcctaattataataataaaagTAGtatcttgagcagaaatACCAGGCAAACTATGGCTTATACAGCCAGGGGATTATAAGTAGGTTACTActattaaatatattaattcAACTAGATGGTCAGTTCTATCAACTATTATCTTTAAGGGAAAGCACTATAGAGAGGGATAGTTTAAGGAACTCTCTATTCTACATGCCCTGGAGGATTAAGgttaataataatagataGACTATAGATATAATTAggctttgctggctttaAAAATGCTTTATTCCAGCTATACAGAGGTGGCAAAGGggggagtatatactccttATTCTAGACAGCTATAGAAGCTACTTGACCCCGGCCTTTGATACTATATACAAGGATAATAACATTATCCCTGTCTGCATGCCTCCTTATTTATCTCACCTCCTGCAACCCCTGGATGTGGGCTGTTTTAGCCCCTTGAAGAGGGTATACAGATCCCTGATTAAGTAGAAGGCACGCCTAGGATATAACTATATTAACAAGCTTGATTTCTTAAAGGCTTATTCAGAAGCCTATAAGAAAGTCTTTATAATAGAGAATATTCAAAGCAGATTTAGGGTAACTAGGTTATATCCTTTCTTACCTGCTGCAGTACTGGATAAGCTGCAGTTAAGACTATTAACTCCTATTCCCCCCCCAAGCAGAGGTACTGCTTTAATCCCCTCTTCTCAACTCTGTACGCCTTATACAGTCTGTCAGGTATATTGAAAAGCTTTATCAGTCAAAAAGCTTCTAAAAGAGGGCTCTAGGAGTCCTTTAAGCCCCTCAAAACAGGCACTGGATGAATTTGTAAAGGGCTGTGAGGTGGCTATTTACAATACTGGGTTGCTGGTAcaggaaaacaaggatctcTGCTTATTTATAGCAGATAATATAGCAAAAAAGAGTTGTTCTAGGCGTCTAATAACTCCTACAGATGGACTCTCATTTAAAGAAGCCAGGGGACCTTATTTCGTCAAGAAATAATAAATTACAAGCTGGTGGGGGGGGTTCAAGCTCCAGTACCCTTCCAACTTCGGAGAGACTTAGGCACGCCCCCCCAAGGTGTACAAATTGTGGAGTACAAGGCCATAAAAGAACAAGCTGTCAGGTTCCCAATCATCCTTAGTTTATTTAGTTTGGATAAGAATTGATCAAGTTATTGAAATCGAAAGTTTGTATAGCAGTGGGGTGGATGAGAAAACTACCTTCCGCCCGGGACGCACCTACCgcccgggatttacgttaTATCATCAGCTTAATTAGCAAATATATCTTCATGAATATTACTGTCTAGATGTACGCTTCCTTCAAAATTTACGGTCGGAGGTGGTGGATAAACTAAGGATGGTTCGAGCATGTCCAACACACATACATATGATTTTCATCTTATTCACTATGAACACAAAAATTCGAACCATCTGCAGTCAAATAATGCCTCCTCTTATTGAAGCTAGTTCGCTTCTGGGAGTATTGCAGATCAAGACCTAGAGCTCCCACCCTTGTCAAGATTAGACACTATGCCTCTTTAAGCACTTAGATAAAAAGCACGAATCCTCNNNNNNNNNNNNNNNNNNNNNNNNNNNNNNNNNNNNNNNNNNNNNNNNNNNNNNNNNNNNNNNNNNNNNNNNNNNNNNNNNNNNNNNNNNNNNNNNNNNNGGTAACTCGTGGGGAGCTGTCACCAGTAATGTATGATGCCGTGAATTGCTACTACTACTATCTAATGCGTGATGAACACACCTCCCGACGTTAACTATCTTCCCAATTTTAAGGGAGTAAGCACCTAGCTACACGATCAGGTTTCTCAAAGTCTTGGTTCTAGCACGTTGGATGTATTAAATACAAGACTTATGCCATCACGACATGGTTTTGCTAAACTCATGCACTATAGGAAGGTCTCTGGGACAGTTCGACCACTAGTGAAGCCAAAGCACACAGTCACCGAGGACGCATGGACAATTAGGAATATACCACAGTACCGAACAGTTTAATCTTATATGTCTTTGTCCGTATCTTCCAGTGCAATAAGTGTTTCGTTCACATCACGCGGATCGCAAATGGCCCAAACTCCACCTCCCTTAGCCATCACCCTCCCAACTTCTTTCCCCACCAAATTTCTTCCAACTTTCCCTGGCCCAATCCCAATCCAGCGCTTTACTCCCCGCTCCTGATCCAAGTAGCGGATGCTGTCCCACCATCTTACCGTATCGACACATTGTCGTGACAACAGCTCCTTCAGTCTATGCGCAGAAGTAAACGGAAGATTAGAGACATTTGACACACACGGCATATCAGCAGGAAAATTGACAGTGATTTTTTCAAGGGCGCTTCTCATGTACTCTGCGGCCGGAGTCATTATAGGGCTGTGAAATGGGCTCTCGCTCTTCAATCTCACCGCCCGGGGGTCGTGGCCGCTGAACTGACGAAGCTGGATGAGCAATGTCTTGATCCTTTCAATGCTGCCACTGAGTACTATCTGATTTCTGGAGTTTATGTTTGCAACTGCGACCTCTTTGTGATTGTCCGAGCTGGAATTGTCGTGCGTGTCAGAAAGTGAAGGGCTCAGAAACTCGTGGATTGTAGAAAGTAGGTCATCCATATGTTCAGGTTCACACACTAGAGCAACCATGCCATACCGTTCACCGGATCTGACAGCGGCCTGTTGCGTACACTGCGACATAATCTCAGCCCGGCGACGAACTAATCTCAAGGCATCGCTGAAATGGATATAGCCACCGGCCACCAGTGCGGAAAACTCGCCTAAGCTATGTCCAAGGGTCACATCCACCCGACTTTTCGTATCGAAGCCGAACTCCGTTTCAAGTATCCGGAGTATTAGCACCGACGTTGCCATTATAGCCGGCTGTGAATTTTCTGTCTTGTTGAGTTCTGAGTTTGGCCCGTCTGCGATTACATGAGATAGCCGGAAACCTAATATTgaatccatctcttccaaaaAATTCCCCGCGACACTGGGGAACCTATCAATCCAAGGACGGGTCATTCCTACCCTCTGCACCCCATGGCCTAACCCTAGGTGAGCTGCAATTCATGTCTTCGCGAAGCATGG
This genomic interval carries:
- a CDS encoding NuoB/complex I 20 kDa subunit family protein (transcript_id=CADANIAT00006169), whose translation is MFSLSGRAFVRTLHVRPNRGSFAPQYQRVELLSTSAIKAATALERQGNAGQSLTASGQVRREVPLPSQEKKEGAMQYVLTTLDQVANWARQSSLWPMTFGLACCAVEMMHLSTPRYDQDRLGIIFRASPRQSDVMIVAGTLTNKMAPALRQVYDQMPDPRWVISMGSCANGGGYYHYSYSVVRGCDRIVPVDVYVPGCPPTSEALMYGIFQLQKKMRHTRITRMWYRR
- a CDS encoding putative mitochondrial protein sorting (Msf1) (transcript_id=CADANIAT00006170); this encodes MKVFSSLCTFDYSWEEVSTANWRKYCPWNDKSTHVVGVDTLSRGVDPETGILRTERLITCNQSVPQWVSSLFGGSPTSHVYEVSYVDPISKKVTMCSTNLTWANVLNVRETVIYQPSVTNPSSKTEFQQEAKITALCGGWQKIKNKVEEASVERFRENAKRGREGFEAVLEMSRRVFSEQRALESSVA
- a CDS encoding ACP S-malonyltransferase (transcript_id=CADANIAT00006171); this translates as MFTHLNWGLVSRHSKRINAKPNRKYQRRCISHYNNHQPLRTALFFPGHGVQRVGMTRPWIDRFPSVAGNFLEEMDSILGFRLSHVIADGPNSELNKTENSQPAIMATSVLILRILETEFGFDTKSRVDVTLGHSLGEFSALVAGGYIHFSDALRLVRRRAEIMSQCTQQAAVRSGERYGMVALVCEPEHMDDLLSTIHEFLSPSLSDTHDNSSSDNHKEVAVANINSRNQIVLSGSIERIKTLLIQLRQFSGHDPRAVRLKSESPFHSPIMTPAAEYMRSALEKITVNFPADMPCVSNVSNLPFTSAHRLKELLSRQCVDTVRWWDSIRYLDQERGVKRWIGIGPGKVGRNLVGKEVGRVMAKGGGVWAICDPRDVNETLIALEDTDKDI